The following are encoded together in the Drosophila takahashii strain IR98-3 E-12201 chromosome X, DtakHiC1v2, whole genome shotgun sequence genome:
- the LOC108067859 gene encoding mediator of RNA polymerase II transcription subunit 12 yields the protein MSAGVGGGGSITTEHHSRLYFLNSPTAPLTARDPFFIKPEYLSYESPMHHALYPGNRGLLEYNNYTTSAAAAAAVASSVVTSSSGGAAGSGSGTPAAASENSFPQQQQQQQGGNPHQEVLQQQQQQQHPLHHHLSAGVVVEASQLGGIPGLANLGVPHQQQQSVSTQPGGAGGAPQSSRAQKAARRRSNESIEARERRLERNAARMRDKRSKESEAEYRVRLAKNAEANRVRRQNETEVQRTLRLMKNAARQRLRRASETSEERKKRLAKAAERMRVARASAPKVIKPPLADRLKGY from the coding sequence ATGTCCGCGGGTGTGGGTGGCGGAGGGAGCATTACCACCGAGCACCACAGTCGCCTCTACTTCCTCAACTCGCCGACGGCCCCCCTCACCGCCCGCGATCCGTTCTTCATCAAGCCGGAGTATCTCAGCTATGAGAGTCCCATGCACCATGCCCTCTATCCGGGCAACCGGGGCCTCCTAGAGTACAACAACTACACCAcatcggcggcggcggcggcggccgtTGCCTCCTCGGTGGTCACCTCCTCCTcgggaggagcagcaggtTCGGGATCAGGAACCCCTGCAGCCGCCAGTGAAAACAGCttcccccagcagcagcagcagcagcagggggGCAATCCCCACCAGGAGgtcctccagcagcagcagcagcagcagcatccccTGCATCATCACCTATCCGCCGGCGTGGTGGTCGAGGCGAGCCAACTAGGTGGCATACCCGGCCTGGCCAATCTCGGCGTgccgcatcagcagcagcagtcagtCAGCACACAACCAggtggagcaggaggagcaccCCAATCCTCGCGTGCCCAGAAGGCCGCCAGGCGGCGGAGCAACGAGAGCATCGAGGCCAGGGAGCGGCGGCTGGAGAGGAACGCCGCCCGGATGCGGGACAAGCGGTCCAAGGAGTCGGAGGCCGAGTACCGGGTGCGTTTGGCCAAGAATGCGGAGGCGAATCGAGTGCGGCGGCAGAACGAAACGGAAGTACAAAGAACCCTAAGACTGATGAAGAATGCGGCGCGGCAGCGACTGCGACGCGCCTCGGAGACCAGCGAGGAGCGCAAGAAGCGGCTGGCGAAGGCCGCCGAAAGGATGCGGGTGGCCAGGGCCAGTGCGCCCAAGGTCATCAAGCCGCCGCTGGCCGACAGGCTAAAGGGTTACTAA